From Calidithermus timidus DSM 17022, a single genomic window includes:
- the hisIE gene encoding bifunctional phosphoribosyl-AMP cyclohydrolase/phosphoribosyl-ATP diphosphatase HisIE, giving the protein MNLEAVKFDEKGLVPVIVQDAHSGKVLTLAYANREALTQTLLTGYSTFFSRSRGELWVKGATSGNRQKVLEVLLDCDRDAVVYRVEPQGPACHTGAESCFHNPLTEAAEHPPLGEVLEQVYRTIQQRLRELPEGSYVARMHQEGLDRVLKKIGEEAGELIIAAKNANGEELSWEAADLLFHLLFTLAELGLSPDDLARVLWQRNVAKGR; this is encoded by the coding sequence GTGAATCTCGAGGCCGTGAAGTTCGACGAGAAGGGCTTGGTCCCGGTAATCGTCCAGGATGCGCACTCGGGCAAGGTGCTAACCCTGGCCTACGCCAACCGCGAAGCCCTGACCCAGACCCTGCTCACGGGCTATTCCACCTTCTTTAGCCGCAGCCGGGGCGAGTTGTGGGTCAAGGGGGCTACCTCGGGTAACCGCCAGAAGGTGCTCGAGGTGCTGCTCGATTGCGACCGCGACGCGGTAGTCTACCGGGTTGAACCCCAGGGCCCCGCCTGCCACACCGGGGCGGAGAGCTGTTTCCACAACCCCCTGACCGAGGCCGCCGAGCACCCACCGCTGGGAGAGGTGCTCGAGCAGGTCTACCGCACCATCCAGCAGCGCCTGCGCGAGTTGCCGGAGGGCTCTTACGTCGCCAGGATGCACCAAGAGGGCCTCGACCGCGTGCTCAAAAAGATCGGCGAGGAGGCTGGGGAGCTTATCATCGCCGCCAAGAACGCCAACGGTGAGGAGCTGAGCTGGGAAGCCGCCGACTTGCTGTTCCACCTGCTGTTTACCCTGGCCGAACTGGGCCTCTCGCCCGACGACCTGGCGCGGGTACTGTGGCAGCGCAATGTCGCCAAAGGCCGCTAG